The genomic interval CCTTTTTCTTTTAATATGTCGATTGTATTGGATAAATTGCTTACCTTGGCAACCAACATATGCTCAACAGCTCCAGCAGAACTCTTATAGACTGTAACAGTAACTTGGGCTGCCCTTCGTTTAGGTATTATAACCCCATGTACACCTGCACATTCTGCAGTTCTGATTATAGCTCCTAAGTTATGTGGGTCTTCTATTCCATCCAAAAGGACTACAAAAGGTGATTCTTTCAATTTTTCAGCTTTACTAAGTATATCCTCTATGGAAGAATAAGTATAGGAACTGGTCAAAGCGGCTACCCCTTGGTGAGACCCGCCTTTAGCTAAATTGTCCAATTTGTTTTTGTCCACCTGCTGTATTGGAATATTTCTATCCTTAGCTATGCTAACTATCTTGCTAATAGAACCTTTTAGGTCTCCTTTTAATATTAATATTTTTTCTATCTCCTTATCCGATTTCAATATTTCTAAAACTGGATTCCTTCCGATTATATATTGTTGATCCATTCCTCATTCCCACTTTCTTTCTCCATAGTATCACAAATTTTTAAACTTTTTTCTGACTTTCACTATTTCACCACATGTCATACGTCCCTCTGGACAAGGCCCCTTCAAGCATGCAGGACCTGCATTTTTAAACAATATTGGATATATCCTTTTTACCAGTTTAAGCATTTCCACTGCAAGCTCCCTTATCTCCCATTGGGCCCTATTGCAAGTCCTAAGCCTGAAAAAATTTAATAAAGCCCTTGCATTCATTGTAAATACTATTTTAGTTTCACAAGCATTTGGAAATACATATCTTGCATCTTCTATAGCTAACTTCTCAGATTTTTGTTTAGCTTCCTTTTCATTCAGTCCTTGTTTAATATACCCCTCATAATAACTATTGAATAATATTTGGGTAATTTTATTATAATATTCTTGATCTTTTTCCATAGCTTCCACAAACAGCCTTTTTGCTTCTGGATCCCCCTCTATTGAAGGTGGTATTATATAATCGAATTGGTCTAACTTTACGTATCTTTGAGATTGCTGGGAATAGCTTGCAATTCTATGCCTTACAAGCTGGTGAGTCAATGTTCTAGAAACTCCTTCTACCCCAAATGTAAAAGCAACATGCTCTATAGGTGATTCATGCCCTAAATCCATCAATAGTTCTAAAAATCTTTCCATATTTTCTTGCCCTAAGTCCTTTTCTATAGAACCAATTCCAACAGATGAATAACAAAGCTTGGCTGCAGAAGCAATTAGCCTTTCTCCATCCGGCGTATACCTCAATAGTTCTACCTTCATTTTTTTCCCCCTTTTCTTTGGTTGAATCAGCTCTCCATAGGGAGACTGATAATTTTATCAAATAGCTCTATTATTCTATTATCTTGACCAGTCAAATATAAATAACCTATTAGGGATTCAAAGCCTGTAGCATATTTATAATCCATTAGTTCTGCATTCTTAGGAATGGATTTTGGTTTCGCATTTCTTCCGCGTCTAACTAGAGATTTTTCCTCTTCCGTTAAGAGGTTTTTTAAAGCATGCAGTATATTTGACTGGGCCTTAGCCTTAACATATTGGATGGTTTCACTATGAAGTTTTTTTACAGGAGTACCTTTGTTGAGCAGATAAGTCCTTATACAAAGTTCATATACTGCATCTCCAATATAAGCCAATTGGAGAGGAGAGAGCATATTTATATCCTCTCCCTTTAAATTTTTGTTCATATATCTGAAAGCGTTGCTATACTCTCTATCCATAGGCTAAATCCTTTTCCATTTCACTCCCTCTTGTGTATCTTCTAGTATTATCCCCATTTCCTTCAATTTATCCCTTATCTCATCAGCTAGTTTATAATTTTTATCCTTTCTAGCCTGAGTCCTCTTTTCTATTAACTCTAATATCTCATCTTCTAAAATTTCTTCTTTCTTTGATAAAATTCCAAGTATATTAGACAGTTCCATTAAATTATCATAAGTATATTGTATCACAAATTTAGCTGTATGTTCATTAAAATTGGAATTTGAATATTTGACTATTTCAAATAGACTAGCTATTGCATCAGCTGTATTTATATCATCTTCCATATTATCAATGAAACGCTTTTTATACTCGTCAATCTTTTCCAATTTGCTTCTATCCTCGTGGTTTAACTCTCTATCTATGCATTTCTCCAGCAGATATTCTAAATTGGCCTTACCATTATACAACCTTTCCAATCCACTTTTTTGCTGTTCCATTACTTCTCTACTGAAATTTAAAGGTTTTCTATAATGAGCAGATAGTAAGAAAAACCTTAAAACCTCCAAGTCAAATTCCTTTCCAATATCCCTTACCGTGAAAAAATTTCCTAAGGATTTAGACATCTTCTGGTTGTTTATAGTTAACATACCATTGTGCAACCAATAATTTGCAAAAGGCTCTCCTGATAAAGTTTCAGATTGGGCTATTTCATTTTCATGATGGGGAAATTGTAAATCCTCTCCTCCTGCATGAATATCTATGGTATCCCCTAAAAGGATTTTAGCCATCACAGAGCATTCAATATGCCATCCAGGTCTTCCATTACCCCAAGGACTATCCCAATAGGGCTCCCCTTCTTTTGCCCTTTTCCATAAAGCAAAGTCCATAGGATTTCTTTTTTCCTCATTTACATCTACCCTAGCTCCAGAAATTAGGTCCTCTATGCTCTTTTTAGACAGTTTCCCGTAATCCTTTGCACTATTTATGTTAAAGTACACATTTCCATCAACATTATAGGCTGCTCCTTTTTCTATTAACTTTTCTATGAATTCTATCATATGTTTTATATATTCCGTTGCTCTAGGATGTATGGTTTTCTCTTCATAAAGGTTCAGTCCCTTCGCATCCTCCTCAAAGGCTTTTATATATTTTTCAGCAATCTCCTTAGCAGTTTTACTTTCCTCATTAGCTCTATTGATAATCTTATCATCTATATCGGTATAGTTCACAACATATTTCACTTCATAGCCTTTATACATAAAGTACCTTCTTAAAGTATCGAATACTACCATAGGCCTTGCATTGCCTACATGAATGTAATTATAAACAGTAGGTCCGCACACATACATGGTCACCATTTTTTCATTAATAGACTTAAATTCTTCCTTCTTCCGAGTCAATGTATTATATAGTTTCATAATAAAACCTCCCCTTTATTCAATAGACAATGGACAGTTGATAATTGGCAATCCTTATTCAATCGACAATTAACAAGTGATAGTTGACAATTATTCCACAAACTTAACTTCTGATTTTCTTAATATAATAAGGATTTCAAAGGCCTTATAACTGACCTTAAATAATTGTCAATTGATAAAAAATTCCGCCTCTAATTAAAGAGACGGCTTTGCCGCGGTTCCACTCTTTTTGGTTAAAAGCCCGCTTTATTACGTGTAACGCCGTAATCCGTATTGCCCTACTAGTATT from Tepidimicrobium xylanilyticum carries:
- the rlmB gene encoding 23S rRNA (guanosine(2251)-2'-O)-methyltransferase RlmB codes for the protein MDQQYIIGRNPVLEILKSDKEIEKILILKGDLKGSISKIVSIAKDRNIPIQQVDKNKLDNLAKGGSHQGVAALTSSYTYSSIEDILSKAEKLKESPFVVLLDGIEDPHNLGAIIRTAECAGVHGVIIPKRRAAQVTVTVYKSSAGAVEHMLVAKVSNLSNTIDILKEKGLWVYGADVDGENYYFDMNFEGPIALVIGSEGKGLSRLVKEKCDFLVKIPMFGNVSSLNASNAASILIYEVVEQNHEQKR
- the thyX gene encoding FAD-dependent thymidylate synthase, which produces MKVELLRYTPDGERLIASAAKLCYSSVGIGSIEKDLGQENMERFLELLMDLGHESPIEHVAFTFGVEGVSRTLTHQLVRHRIASYSQQSQRYVKLDQFDYIIPPSIEGDPEAKRLFVEAMEKDQEYYNKITQILFNSYYEGYIKQGLNEKEAKQKSEKLAIEDARYVFPNACETKIVFTMNARALLNFFRLRTCNRAQWEIRELAVEMLKLVKRIYPILFKNAGPACLKGPCPEGRMTCGEIVKVRKKFKNL
- a CDS encoding Mini-ribonuclease 3, with the protein product MDREYSNAFRYMNKNLKGEDINMLSPLQLAYIGDAVYELCIRTYLLNKGTPVKKLHSETIQYVKAKAQSNILHALKNLLTEEEKSLVRRGRNAKPKSIPKNAELMDYKYATGFESLIGYLYLTGQDNRIIELFDKIISLPMES
- the cysS gene encoding cysteine--tRNA ligase; the encoded protein is MKLYNTLTRKKEEFKSINEKMVTMYVCGPTVYNYIHVGNARPMVVFDTLRRYFMYKGYEVKYVVNYTDIDDKIINRANEESKTAKEIAEKYIKAFEEDAKGLNLYEEKTIHPRATEYIKHMIEFIEKLIEKGAAYNVDGNVYFNINSAKDYGKLSKKSIEDLISGARVDVNEEKRNPMDFALWKRAKEGEPYWDSPWGNGRPGWHIECSVMAKILLGDTIDIHAGGEDLQFPHHENEIAQSETLSGEPFANYWLHNGMLTINNQKMSKSLGNFFTVRDIGKEFDLEVLRFFLLSAHYRKPLNFSREVMEQQKSGLERLYNGKANLEYLLEKCIDRELNHEDRSKLEKIDEYKKRFIDNMEDDINTADAIASLFEIVKYSNSNFNEHTAKFVIQYTYDNLMELSNILGILSKKEEILEDEILELIEKRTQARKDKNYKLADEIRDKLKEMGIILEDTQEGVKWKRI